One genomic region from Anabaena sp. PCC 7108 encodes:
- the carB gene encoding carbamoyl-phosphate synthase large subunit — protein MPRREDLRKILLLGSGPIVIGQACEFDYSGTQACKALREEGYEVVLVNSNPATIMTDPETADRTYIEPLTPEIVEKVIAKERPDALLPTMGGQTALNLAVALAKNGVLDKYNVELIGAKLPAIEKAEDRKLFNEAMAKIGVAVCPSGTASTLAESKAIAQRIGTYPLIIRPAFTMGGTGGGIAYNKEEFEEMAQVGIDASPVSQILIDQSLLGWKEYELEVMRDLADNVVIICSIENIDPMGIHTGDSITVAPAQTLTDKEYQRLRDMAIKIIREIGVETGGSNIQFAVNPENGDVVVIEMNPRVSRSSALSSKATGFPIAKIAAKLAVGYTLNELQNDITKKTPASFEPTIDYVVTKIPRFAFEKFPGSEPVLTTQMKSVGEAMAIGRTFNESFQKALRSLETGRAGWGCDKAEKLPSGEQIRAQLRTPNPERIFSVRHAMQLGMTHEEIYELTAIDPWFLDKLQQLLEVEKFLKRTPLKQLTKEQMYDVKRDGFSDRQIAYATKTNEDEVRAYRKQLGVIPVYKTVDTCAAEFEALTPYYYSTYEEETEVLPTEKPKVMILGGGPNRIGQGIEFDYCCCHAAYALHGAGYETIMVNSNPETVSTDYDTSDRLYFEPLTKEDVLNIIDTENPVGVIVQFGGQTPLKLAVPLQEYLQKLENSQSLVTKIWGTSPDSIDMAENRERFEKILQKLNIAQPPNGIARSYEDALIVAKRIGYPVVVRPSYVLGGRAMEIVYSDADLERYMTFAVLVEPEHPILIDKFLENAIEVDVDAIADHTGRVVIGGIMEHIEQAGIHSGDSACSLPSISLSPAVLNQIRTWTVQLAQELSVVGLMNIQFAVVGANGYAPQVYILEANPRASRTVPFVSKATGVQLAKLASLIMSGKTLEELNFTKEVIPSHIAVKEAVLPFNKFPGTDTILGPEMRSTGEVMGIDSDFGRAFAKAELAAGERLPLKGTVFVSMSDRDKSAAVDVVREFIALGFTVMATQGTRQVLQEQGLEIQSVLKLHEGRPHVLDAIKNQKIQLIINTPSGEEAHTDARLIRRTALAYKIPIITTIAGAKATVAGIRSLQNTTLDVKVIQEYCPVIQ, from the coding sequence ATGCCCCGTCGTGAAGACCTCCGAAAAATTCTCCTGTTAGGTTCAGGACCAATTGTGATTGGTCAAGCCTGTGAATTTGATTATTCTGGAACTCAAGCCTGTAAAGCATTGCGAGAAGAAGGCTATGAAGTGGTGTTGGTTAATTCCAACCCTGCAACCATTATGACTGACCCAGAAACGGCAGACCGCACTTATATTGAACCGCTGACACCGGAAATAGTAGAAAAAGTTATCGCTAAAGAACGTCCAGATGCCCTGTTACCAACGATGGGAGGACAAACCGCCCTCAACCTGGCTGTAGCTTTGGCGAAAAATGGTGTTTTAGATAAATACAACGTTGAGTTAATTGGTGCGAAATTACCAGCGATTGAAAAAGCCGAAGACAGAAAGCTGTTTAACGAAGCAATGGCTAAGATTGGGGTAGCAGTCTGTCCCAGTGGTACAGCCTCGACTTTAGCAGAATCAAAAGCGATCGCACAGCGAATTGGTACATATCCCCTAATCATCCGTCCAGCCTTTACAATGGGTGGTACGGGTGGCGGTATCGCCTACAACAAAGAAGAATTTGAAGAAATGGCACAAGTGGGTATTGATGCCAGTCCCGTGTCGCAAATTCTCATTGACCAGTCTCTACTTGGCTGGAAAGAATATGAACTAGAAGTCATGCGTGACTTAGCAGATAACGTGGTGATTATCTGTTCCATCGAAAATATTGACCCTATGGGTATTCATACTGGGGATTCAATTACCGTCGCCCCTGCCCAAACCCTCACCGATAAAGAATATCAACGGTTGCGGGATATGGCGATTAAAATCATCCGCGAAATTGGTGTAGAAACCGGCGGTTCAAATATCCAGTTTGCTGTGAATCCTGAAAATGGGGATGTGGTGGTGATTGAAATGAACCCCCGTGTATCCCGCAGTTCGGCCTTATCTTCCAAAGCCACAGGTTTCCCCATTGCCAAAATAGCGGCTAAGTTAGCTGTGGGTTATACCTTGAATGAACTGCAAAACGATATTACCAAAAAAACCCCCGCTTCCTTTGAACCGACAATTGACTATGTTGTCACTAAAATTCCCCGGTTTGCGTTTGAAAAATTCCCCGGTTCTGAACCTGTGCTGACTACACAAATGAAGTCTGTCGGGGAAGCTATGGCTATTGGTAGAACATTTAACGAATCTTTCCAAAAAGCATTGCGTTCTCTAGAAACAGGACGGGCTGGTTGGGGTTGTGACAAAGCCGAAAAATTACCCAGCGGTGAACAAATTCGCGCCCAGCTGCGGACACCAAACCCGGAACGCATCTTTTCTGTGCGTCATGCTATGCAATTAGGAATGACTCATGAGGAAATCTATGAACTGACCGCGATTGACCCGTGGTTTTTAGATAAATTACAACAACTACTAGAAGTAGAGAAGTTCCTGAAACGCACGCCCTTAAAACAGTTGACAAAAGAGCAAATGTATGATGTAAAAAGGGATGGTTTTAGCGATCGCCAAATTGCCTACGCTACCAAAACTAATGAAGATGAGGTTCGGGCATATCGCAAGCAGTTAGGGGTGATTCCTGTTTACAAAACAGTTGATACCTGCGCGGCTGAATTTGAAGCACTAACTCCATATTACTATTCCACCTACGAAGAAGAAACGGAAGTTTTACCCACCGAAAAACCCAAGGTGATGATTTTGGGTGGTGGTCCAAACCGCATTGGTCAAGGCATTGAATTTGATTATTGTTGTTGCCATGCTGCTTATGCTTTACATGGTGCAGGATATGAAACAATCATGGTTAACTCTAACCCAGAGACAGTTTCTACAGATTACGATACCAGCGATCGCTTGTATTTTGAACCATTAACCAAAGAAGATGTTCTCAACATCATCGACACTGAAAATCCCGTCGGCGTCATAGTTCAGTTTGGTGGACAAACACCATTAAAATTAGCGGTTCCCTTGCAGGAGTATTTACAAAAGTTAGAAAATTCCCAGTCCCTAGTTACCAAAATTTGGGGTACTTCTCCTGATTCTATCGACATGGCAGAAAACCGCGAACGGTTTGAAAAGATTCTCCAAAAATTGAATATTGCCCAACCGCCTAATGGTATTGCTAGAAGTTACGAAGATGCGTTGATTGTTGCTAAACGAATTGGTTATCCTGTCGTTGTGCGTCCTAGCTATGTGTTGGGGGGAAGGGCGATGGAAATCGTCTATTCTGACGCTGATTTAGAACGTTACATGACTTTTGCGGTGTTGGTGGAACCAGAACACCCGATTTTGATTGATAAGTTCTTAGAAAATGCCATTGAAGTTGATGTAGATGCGATCGCCGACCATACTGGCAGAGTCGTGATTGGTGGCATCATGGAACACATCGAACAAGCGGGAATTCACTCAGGAGATTCGGCTTGTTCCTTACCTTCTATTTCTCTCTCCCCAGCCGTGCTAAATCAAATTCGCACTTGGACGGTGCAACTAGCACAGGAGTTATCTGTTGTTGGCTTGATGAATATTCAGTTTGCGGTAGTTGGTGCAAATGGTTATGCTCCCCAAGTTTACATTTTGGAAGCTAACCCCAGAGCATCCCGTACAGTTCCATTTGTTTCTAAAGCCACGGGTGTACAACTGGCAAAACTGGCATCCTTAATTATGTCAGGTAAAACCTTAGAGGAGTTGAACTTTACCAAAGAAGTTATTCCCTCTCATATTGCGGTCAAAGAAGCCGTATTGCCTTTTAATAAGTTCCCTGGTACAGATACCATTTTGGGACCAGAAATGCGCTCAACAGGTGAAGTGATGGGCATTGACAGCGACTTTGGTCGCGCCTTTGCTAAGGCAGAATTAGCTGCCGGTGAACGCTTACCTCTCAAAGGTACTGTATTTGTGTCCATGAGCGATCGTGATAAATCCGCTGCGGTAGATGTGGTCAGAGAGTTTATTGCTTTAGGCTTTACCGTTATGGCGACCCAAGGTACACGCCAAGTCTTACAAGAACAAGGGTTAGAGATTCAGTCAGTCCTCAAACTCCATGAAGGTCGTCCCCATGTTCTCGATGCTATCAAAAACCAAAAAATCCAACTGATCATCAATACACCTTCTGGGGAAGAAGCCCATACCGATGCGAGATTAATTCGCCGCACAGCCTTAGCTTACAAAATTCCGATCATTACCACAATCGCCGGAGCCAAAGCCACAGTCGCAGGTATCCGTTCCTTACAAAATACGACTTTGGATGTAAAAGTTATTCAGGAATATTGCCCAGTTATTCAATAG
- a CDS encoding Dps family protein has protein sequence MSDTQILLQSFGQVYDNPVLLDRSVTTPVIEGFNVVLASFQALYLQYQKHHFVVEGAEFYSLHEFFNTSYEEVQDHIHEIGERLNGLGGVPAASFSKLAELCCFEPETDGAYAARKMLENDLVAEQAIISVIRRQASQAESLGDRGTRYLYEKILLKTEERAYHLAHFLAKDSLTLGFVQPAQN, from the coding sequence ATGTCTGATACTCAAATTTTGTTACAATCTTTTGGTCAAGTATATGACAATCCTGTATTACTGGATCGGAGTGTTACAACTCCAGTAATTGAAGGATTCAATGTTGTATTAGCTAGTTTTCAAGCGCTCTACCTACAATATCAAAAACACCATTTTGTAGTTGAAGGTGCAGAATTTTACTCGCTGCATGAGTTTTTTAATACCAGCTATGAAGAAGTACAAGACCACATCCATGAAATTGGTGAAAGGTTAAATGGTTTAGGTGGTGTACCTGCTGCAAGTTTTAGCAAATTAGCTGAATTATGCTGCTTTGAGCCTGAAACTGATGGTGCATATGCAGCCCGGAAGATGCTAGAAAATGACCTAGTAGCAGAACAAGCAATCATTAGTGTAATTCGCCGTCAAGCTTCTCAGGCTGAGAGTTTAGGTGATCGTGGTACACGCTATCTTTACGAAAAAATTCTGTTAAAAACTGAAGAAAGAGCTTATCATTTGGCTCACTTTTTAGCTAAGGATAGTTTAACTTTAGGTTTTGTCCAACCTGCTCAAAACTAA
- a CDS encoding Asr1405/Asl0597 family protein has protein sequence MKFFSSETGIMQVVEVNWADRWQVYQRLRELDITCGCAINQPLQVEIASTTAAIQLWSVIRQFTASRQELICTLEHCWRIRHQQF, from the coding sequence TTGAAATTTTTTAGCTCAGAAACAGGAATAATGCAGGTTGTTGAGGTGAATTGGGCAGATCGTTGGCAAGTATATCAACGTCTGCGTGAGTTGGATATTACTTGTGGTTGTGCAATTAACCAGCCATTACAAGTAGAAATAGCCAGTACCACGGCAGCTATTCAACTTTGGAGTGTAATTCGACAATTCACGGCTTCTCGTCAAGAACTGATTTGCACTCTTGAACATTGCTGGCGTATTCGTCACCAACAGTTTTAA
- a CDS encoding (2Fe-2S) ferredoxin domain-containing protein, whose protein sequence is MHIYTQIQVTEFCLEGRFLDFVIKDGYKLKGLLLWTSEGECYVKLAKHLRSAFDLRLPKGTWLQVVGTKQHDAKKDKLTLKAERVMAAREEIISCPVEYLSLGQTRRRGETETRGVFFDKQLAGLNKNKQPALQNQNQPKPAKTQTILVCQKSDCMKRGGKALCQALESELRNNGLEDNVIIKGTGCMKNCKAGPNLVMPDKTRYSKIQAPQVPALIDKHFGSEIQEQSENVAVPRFARV, encoded by the coding sequence ATGCATATATATACTCAGATACAAGTAACAGAATTTTGCCTAGAAGGTCGGTTTTTAGATTTTGTGATCAAAGACGGATATAAGCTTAAAGGCTTATTATTGTGGACTTCTGAAGGTGAATGTTATGTAAAGTTAGCCAAGCATTTACGGAGTGCTTTTGATTTGCGTTTACCTAAAGGAACTTGGCTGCAAGTTGTGGGGACAAAACAGCACGACGCAAAAAAGGATAAGCTGACACTGAAAGCAGAACGTGTCATGGCTGCGCGTGAGGAGATAATATCGTGTCCAGTTGAATACTTATCATTAGGGCAGACACGGAGACGCGGAGAAACAGAGACGCGGGGAGTCTTTTTTGATAAACAATTAGCCGGACTTAATAAAAATAAACAACCGGCATTACAGAATCAGAACCAGCCAAAACCAGCTAAGACACAAACGATTTTAGTTTGTCAAAAGTCAGATTGTATGAAGCGCGGTGGTAAAGCTTTGTGTCAGGCTTTAGAATCTGAGTTGAGAAATAATGGTTTAGAAGATAATGTAATTATTAAAGGTACTGGTTGCATGAAAAACTGTAAAGCAGGGCCAAATTTAGTAATGCCAGATAAAACTCGCTATAGTAAAATTCAAGCTCCACAAGTGCCGGCGTTGATAGATAAGCATTTTGGTAGTGAGATTCAGGAACAGTCAGAAAATGTAGCTGTACCTCGGTTTGCTAGAGTTTAG
- a CDS encoding Uma2 family endonuclease, translating to MITATQAFQVTWEKLPDDYILPDDPVDNIYQPALAASLTESLDLSGKLATNCLTPTNYGICATLNGKFVVKAPDWAYIPQINVNRQEVFRSYTPQLQGDIPVIVMEFISDPDGTEYSSKPTYPPGKWFFYESILKVPNYIIFEPDSGELEVYRLDNTSEKYKIQTPNENQRYWIGEMNLYLGVCEGTRENITAKWLRWWDEQGNLLLWSSELVEQKQQELEQKQQELEAEKQRAEKLAAQLRTLGIKPEN from the coding sequence ATGATCACCGCTACCCAAGCATTTCAAGTCACTTGGGAAAAACTACCCGATGATTACATTCTCCCAGATGACCCAGTGGATAACATCTACCAACCAGCCCTAGCAGCATCCCTAACCGAAAGCCTCGATCTATCCGGTAAACTGGCCACCAATTGCCTTACACCAACTAATTATGGTATCTGCGCGACATTAAATGGCAAATTTGTGGTTAAAGCACCTGATTGGGCTTACATTCCCCAAATCAATGTGAATAGGCAAGAAGTTTTCCGTAGTTACACCCCCCAACTACAGGGAGACATTCCAGTAATAGTTATGGAATTTATTTCAGATCCAGATGGAACAGAATATTCTAGTAAACCTACTTATCCTCCTGGGAAATGGTTTTTTTATGAAAGTATTTTAAAAGTTCCAAATTACATTATCTTTGAACCAGACAGTGGTGAATTAGAAGTCTATCGCTTAGACAATACCAGCGAAAAATATAAAATTCAGACACCTAATGAAAACCAACGTTATTGGATAGGAGAAATGAATCTTTACCTGGGAGTATGTGAAGGTACAAGGGAAAATATAACTGCTAAATGGTTGAGATGGTGGGATGAACAAGGAAACTTGTTATTGTGGAGTTCAGAATTAGTAGAACAAAAGCAACAAGAATTAGAACAAAAGCAACAAGAATTAGAAGCAGAAAAACAACGTGCTGAAAAACTAGCAGCACAATTACGAACATTAGGTATAAAACCTGAAAATTAA
- a CDS encoding Rid family detoxifying hydrolase — protein MDAEELLEKYAAGERKFHAVNLRGVNLTGANLSGIDLRSSDLTGADLNDANLSKANLNNTNLTRASLTSANLSELVNSSSLNLTWADLSGADLNKANISSTNFSNANLDNVNLSGAIVNNANFSNAKLDNANLSKANLDGTNFSNANLDNANLRDATLQSTNFTEASLIDANLARTNLTSANLDNANLTDCDLSQAILSNVKLKNTNFQGSKIRGVNLSQKDLSGINFAEADLGATNLNDVNFRKACLKGTNFGKAELQRANLMKADLNGANLRKADLTGANIYGATFKNADLTGAIMPDGEVYQTSTDLEFGKQEAPLEKVITMTRKVIRTDKAPAPVGPYNQAIVASGQMLFVAGQIAIDPRLGDVVYTEDVVKQTEQVMANLEAILTAAGATFQDVVKTGVFLADMNDFAAVNAVYAKYFSEDTAPARACVEVSRLPKNVLVEIDCIAVISG, from the coding sequence ATGGACGCTGAGGAACTTTTAGAGAAATACGCTGCTGGGGAACGCAAGTTTCATGCTGTAAATCTGAGAGGAGTTAATCTTACAGGTGCAAATTTGAGTGGAATAGATTTAAGAAGTTCAGATTTGACTGGAGCAGATTTAAATGATGCTAACTTGAGTAAAGCAAATCTTAACAACACAAATCTCACTAGGGCATCTTTAACAAGTGCTAACTTGAGTGAGTTGGTAAACAGTTCTAGTTTAAATTTAACTTGGGCAGACTTGAGTGGTGCTGACTTGAATAAGGCAAATATAAGTAGTACCAACTTTAGCAATGCTAACTTGGACAATGTGAACTTGAGTGGAGCGATTGTCAACAATGCTAACTTTAGTAACGCTAAGTTAGATAATGCCAATTTGAGCAAAGCAAACTTAGATGGTACTAATTTCAGTAATGCTAATTTGGATAATGCTAACTTGAGAGATGCGACTTTACAATCTACTAATTTCACTGAAGCTTCTTTGATAGATGCAAACTTGGCTAGAACTAACCTCACTTCTGCTAATTTGGATAATGCTAACTTGACAGATTGTGATTTGAGTCAGGCAATCCTCTCTAATGTGAAGCTCAAAAATACTAATTTCCAAGGATCTAAAATTCGGGGTGTTAATTTATCTCAGAAAGATTTATCAGGTATAAATTTTGCTGAAGCAGATTTGGGTGCAACAAACCTCAATGATGTAAACTTCCGAAAAGCCTGTCTGAAAGGTACAAATTTCGGTAAAGCTGAACTGCAAAGAGCAAATTTAATGAAAGCTGATCTCAATGGCGCAAATCTGAGAAAAGCAGATTTAACCGGCGCGAATATCTATGGTGCAACCTTTAAAAATGCAGACCTCACAGGTGCGATAATGCCAGATGGAGAAGTTTACCAAACATCTACTGATTTAGAATTCGGTAAACAAGAAGCACCATTAGAAAAAGTGATAACTATGACTCGTAAAGTAATCCGTACCGATAAAGCACCTGCACCAGTTGGACCATATAATCAAGCCATCGTCGCATCTGGACAAATGTTGTTTGTCGCTGGACAAATTGCCATTGATCCTCGACTAGGTGATGTTGTTTACACAGAAGATGTAGTTAAACAAACTGAACAGGTAATGGCTAATCTGGAAGCCATTCTGACAGCAGCTGGTGCTACTTTCCAAGATGTGGTTAAAACTGGTGTATTTTTAGCTGATATGAATGATTTCGCCGCAGTAAATGCGGTTTATGCAAAATATTTTTCCGAAGATACAGCCCCAGCGCGTGCTTGTGTTGAAGTCTCGCGTTTACCTAAAAATGTGCTGGTAGAAATTGACTGTATCGCGGTGATTAGTGGTTAA
- a CDS encoding NUDIX hydrolase, translated as MTYRNPAPTVDIIIELIDRPHRPIILIERHNQPLGWALPGGFVDYGEPVEVAARREAQEEIGLQVELVEQLLVYSDPSRDPRQHTISIVFLATATGEPLAGDDAKGVGIFEPWCVPGNLCFDHDRILRDYWQYRHYGIRPRLG; from the coding sequence ATGACTTACAGAAATCCTGCACCAACTGTTGATATTATTATCGAATTAATTGATAGACCGCATCGACCGATTATATTAATTGAGCGCCATAATCAGCCTTTGGGTTGGGCGTTACCTGGTGGTTTCGTTGATTATGGTGAACCTGTGGAAGTGGCTGCACGACGGGAAGCACAAGAAGAAATAGGCTTACAGGTGGAGTTGGTGGAACAGTTGTTGGTATATTCTGACCCTAGTCGTGATCCCCGTCAGCATACAATTAGCATTGTGTTTTTGGCTACAGCAACGGGTGAGCCTTTAGCGGGTGATGATGCTAAGGGTGTGGGTATTTTTGAGCCTTGGTGTGTTCCTGGGAATTTGTGTTTTGATCATGACCGGATTTTGCGCGATTATTGGCAATATCGCCATTATGGGATTCGTCCGAGGTTGGGGTAA
- the malQ gene encoding 4-alpha-glucanotransferase, which produces MPFPRSSGILLHPSSFPSRFGIGDLGLEAYRFIDFLKNSYQQYWQVLPLGPTGYGNSPYMCYSAMAGNYFLISPEKLVDEGLLVENDFGNLPNFPADKVNFEQVIPIKVNLLIKACDKFKNHATDFQKKAFTDFCRTKAYWLDNYALFMALKDANNGASWNTWEPELAQRESAALAQITQKLEQEIFYYKFIQYEFFRQWSELKSYANQNGIDIIGDIPIYVAHDSADVWANPDIFALDEETGKAALMAGVPPDYFSATGQLWGNPVYKWEELQKQDFKWWVQRFEAMLDYVDIIRIDHFRGFEAYWAVPQGEETAINGEWIEAPGVAFFEVIKQKLGKLPILAEDLGIITPPVEALRDQFEFPGMKVLQFGFGSDPGNPFLPFNYPRNAVVYTGTHDNDTTVGWFNSANDYEKQNLLLYLGSISPDGIHWDLIRLALSSIANQAIIPLQDVLGLGNQARMNYPSTAEGNWDWRYQGGVLSGELCDRLKNLTKLYGRAPRNS; this is translated from the coding sequence ATGCCTTTTCCCAGATCCAGCGGTATTTTGCTGCATCCTAGTTCTTTCCCCAGTCGCTTTGGTATTGGGGATTTAGGTTTAGAAGCTTATCGGTTTATTGATTTTCTCAAAAATAGTTACCAGCAATATTGGCAAGTTTTACCCTTGGGACCGACTGGGTATGGTAATTCTCCTTATATGTGCTACTCAGCAATGGCGGGAAATTACTTTTTAATTAGTCCAGAAAAGCTGGTAGATGAAGGGTTATTAGTTGAAAATGATTTTGGTAATTTACCAAATTTTCCGGCAGATAAGGTAAATTTTGAGCAAGTTATACCCATTAAGGTAAATCTGCTCATCAAAGCTTGCGATAAGTTTAAAAATCACGCGACTGATTTCCAAAAGAAAGCATTTACTGATTTTTGTCGCACCAAAGCCTATTGGCTAGATAATTACGCCTTGTTTATGGCGCTCAAAGATGCCAACAATGGTGCAAGCTGGAACACTTGGGAACCAGAACTAGCGCAGCGTGAATCCGCAGCATTAGCCCAAATTACACAAAAGCTAGAACAGGAAATTTTTTATTACAAGTTTATCCAATACGAGTTTTTTCGTCAGTGGTCAGAACTCAAAAGTTATGCTAACCAAAATGGGATAGATATTATTGGTGATATCCCCATTTATGTGGCTCATGATAGCGCTGATGTGTGGGCTAATCCTGATATTTTTGCTCTAGATGAAGAAACCGGCAAAGCAGCTTTAATGGCAGGTGTCCCACCCGATTACTTTAGCGCTACTGGTCAATTGTGGGGCAACCCGGTCTATAAATGGGAGGAGTTGCAAAAACAAGACTTTAAGTGGTGGGTACAACGCTTTGAAGCAATGCTGGATTATGTGGATATAATTCGTATTGATCACTTCCGGGGATTTGAGGCTTATTGGGCTGTACCTCAAGGGGAAGAAACAGCTATTAATGGTGAATGGATTGAAGCGCCTGGGGTAGCTTTTTTTGAAGTTATTAAACAGAAGTTGGGTAAATTACCAATTTTAGCGGAAGATTTGGGGATTATTACGCCACCAGTGGAAGCCCTGCGGGATCAATTTGAATTTCCCGGTATGAAGGTGTTGCAATTTGGTTTTGGTTCTGATCCTGGTAATCCGTTTTTACCCTTTAATTATCCACGTAATGCTGTAGTTTATACTGGCACTCACGACAATGACACGACTGTAGGCTGGTTTAATAGTGCGAATGATTACGAAAAGCAAAATTTGTTGCTTTATTTGGGTTCTATCAGCCCTGACGGCATACACTGGGATTTGATTAGATTAGCTTTGAGTTCCATTGCCAATCAAGCTATTATTCCTTTACAGGATGTTTTAGGATTGGGAAATCAAGCACGAATGAATTATCCGAGTACGGCTGAGGGTAATTGGGATTGGCGCTATCAAGGTGGGGTTTTAAGTGGGGAATTGTGCGATCGCTTGAAAAATCTTACCAAACTTTACGGACGCGCTCCCAGAAATTCCTGA
- a CDS encoding RodZ domain-containing protein, protein MKWLRRKDEQLIEPSIKEQQSEKLQQLGLQLASLRQEQGLSLDELVLLTKIPRRLLQAIETGDLNDLPEPIYVQGLIRQFADALGMKGAEFASTFPIGSQVVNLPTTWKPKPIDQLRPVHLYLLYIFLIICSVKSLSQLLNNQALQASNNQLQIESQTQSGLTPEQIQSQELQQIQPVSDTVSPSSDIQTVEIGVTLKSSSWIRVIADGKTEFEGVLPEGSHRNWKASQQLTVKTDNAGGVLMSVNQQEAKEMGKPGKAGEVRIAAKVKS, encoded by the coding sequence ATGAAATGGCTAAGAAGGAAAGATGAACAGCTTATTGAACCTTCCATAAAAGAACAACAATCCGAAAAATTGCAACAATTAGGCCTTCAACTTGCCTCATTGCGTCAAGAACAGGGTTTATCTTTAGACGAATTAGTACTATTGACTAAAATTCCTCGCCGACTATTACAGGCCATTGAAACAGGTGATCTGAACGATTTACCAGAACCCATTTATGTTCAAGGTTTAATTAGGCAATTTGCTGATGCATTGGGTATGAAGGGAGCGGAATTTGCCAGTACTTTTCCGATTGGTTCCCAAGTAGTGAATTTACCAACGACTTGGAAACCTAAACCCATTGATCAATTGCGTCCTGTTCATCTTTACTTGCTCTACATTTTCCTGATTATCTGTTCAGTAAAGAGCTTGTCTCAGTTATTAAATAATCAAGCTCTCCAAGCCAGTAATAACCAACTACAGATCGAGTCCCAAACGCAATCTGGTTTAACACCAGAACAGATACAATCCCAGGAGTTACAGCAAATTCAACCTGTTAGCGATACTGTCAGCCCTAGTTCAGATATTCAAACAGTAGAAATTGGAGTCACTCTGAAATCTTCATCTTGGATTCGTGTCATTGCTGATGGTAAAACAGAATTTGAAGGAGTTTTACCGGAAGGATCTCACCGAAATTGGAAAGCTAGTCAGCAACTCACAGTTAAAACAGATAATGCTGGTGGTGTGCTAATGAGTGTCAATCAGCAAGAAGCGAAGGAAATGGGCAAACCAGGAAAAGCGGGAGAAGTCAGGATTGCAGCTAAAGTCAAATCTTGA
- a CDS encoding pseudouridine synthase, protein MEARVQKIIAQWGIASRREAEEMIKQSRVHINGILAHLGQKVDPQRDTISIDGKSVFQKQRPALIYLLLNKPAGVVSTCYDPQGRPTVLDLLPKKLQAGLGIHPVGRLDADSTGALILTNDGDLTFGLTHPSHSISKTYRVLVKGHPPEAVLERWRQGIILDGIKTRPAQVSLIESLPQQSYLEVILQEGRNRQIRRLAQQLGYPVIQLQRTAIGSIQLQSSKAPSFDVGNYRYLTPKEIIFLKQQLNHIPIKESAELRSVEKS, encoded by the coding sequence ATGGAGGCACGGGTACAAAAAATTATTGCTCAATGGGGCATTGCCTCACGTCGTGAAGCCGAGGAAATGATTAAGCAGTCACGAGTGCATATCAACGGGATATTGGCACATTTAGGTCAAAAAGTCGATCCTCAACGAGATACCATTTCCATTGATGGAAAATCAGTGTTCCAAAAGCAGCGCCCAGCTTTAATTTACTTGCTACTAAATAAACCAGCCGGAGTTGTTTCTACCTGCTATGATCCCCAGGGAAGACCTACAGTCTTGGATCTATTACCAAAAAAATTACAAGCAGGTTTGGGTATTCACCCTGTTGGCCGTTTGGATGCAGACTCCACAGGAGCATTAATACTCACCAATGATGGAGACTTGACATTTGGACTAACACATCCTAGCCATAGTATTTCTAAGACCTATCGTGTTTTAGTTAAAGGACATCCCCCAGAAGCAGTTTTGGAGAGGTGGAGACAAGGCATAATACTGGACGGAATAAAAACACGACCAGCCCAGGTAAGTTTGATTGAAAGTCTTCCGCAACAAAGCTATTTAGAAGTTATTTTGCAGGAGGGCAGAAACCGCCAGATTCGTCGCCTAGCTCAACAATTAGGATATCCAGTCATCCAACTACAACGCACTGCGATAGGCTCAATTCAATTACAAAGTTCAAAAGCACCATCTTTCGATGTAGGTAACTACCGTTATCTCACACCAAAAGAGATTATTTTTTTAAAACAGCAGTTAAATCACATACCTATTAAAGAGTCAGCAGAGTTAAGGAGTGTAGAAAAATCATGA